GTGCTTGAGTCGATTCTTGACCTCGGCCCGCTCCCGGCGAGCCGCGGCGGCCTTTTCGAGCGCGGCTGCGCGCTGTTCAGGGGTAAGGGGCGGAAGAGCCACGCCTACGTCACCTCGGATGTCGATCTGTCGGATACGGACCGGTGGGGAAGCTGGACGCCCTCCACCAGGTGAGCGACGAACACACTGTGCTCGGCTGCTCTGGACGGAGACTAGCGGCCAAGGCCGCTGTAGTCAGCGAGAACAGACGAAAAGTCCTGGTCAGCCTTGGCCGACCAGGACATTTGCCGCATAACCACCGGGTTTCCGGTCAGTAACTCGTCAGCAGCCGGTAAACGTGCCAGGGTCAACTGCCGGAGACGGCGCCGCGGACCTCGTCCGCGAACCGTCCGGCCGCTTCGCGCAGCCCTGACGCGTCCGGACCGTGGCGCAGCACGCCCCGGCTCACGCTGGGCACGACGTTGCCGACCGCGTCGCCGAAGACCGCCGGAAGATCCGCCGGGGTCGCCCCCTGGGCACCGATGCCGGGCGCGAGGAGCGGTCCGTTGATCGCCAGGTTGACCCCCGCGTCGCCGAGCGTCGCCCCGACCACCGCGCCGACCGAGCCGAGCGGGGCGGCCCCCTCGTTCTCCGCCGCCATGTGGTCCAGCATCAGCTGGGCCAGGGAGCGGCCGTCGGCGGCGGTGGCGCGCTGGACCTCGGCACCCTCCGGGTTGGAGGTGAGGGCGAGGACGAAGACGCCGGCACCGGAGACGGCGGCCGCGTCCAGGGCCGGGCGCAGCGAGCCGAACCCGAGGTACGGGGAGACGGTGACCGCGTCGGAGAAGAGCGGGGAGTCCTTGTCCAGGTAGGTCGCCGCGTAGGCGCCCATGGTGGAGCCGATGTCACCGCGCTTGGCATCCATCAGCACCAGCGCACCGGCGGCCCGCGCTTCCTCGACGGCCTTCTCCAGTACGGCGACGCCCCGCGAGCCGAACCGCTCGAAGAACGCCGACTGCGGCTTGAGGACGGCGACCCGGTCGGCCAGCGCCTCCACCACGGTCCGGGTGAAGCGCTCAAGGCCCGCGATGTCGTCGTTCAGCCCCCAGGAGGTGAGCAGGGAGGCGTGCGGATCGATGCCGACGCAGAGCGGCCCGCGGGTGTCCATGGCACGGCGCAGCCGCGCGCCGAAGGGTTCGGGGGTCACAGGGCGGCCTTCTTCCGGGTCTCGGCGCCGACGGCCTCGGCGAGGGTGGCGTAGGGAGACGCGGCGAGCCGGGCGGCGAGGCCCTTATGGATCGCGCGTGCGTAAAAAGGACCCTCGTAGACGAAGGCGCTGTAACCCTGTACGAGGGTGGCACCGGCCAGGATGCGCTGCCAGGCGTCCTCGGCGCTCTCGACGCCCCCGACACCCACCAGGGTGATGCGGGTCCCGACACGGGCGTACAGACGGCTCAGGACCGCCAGGGAGCGCTCCTTGAGGGGTGCGCCGGAAAGGCCACCGGTCTCGCCCACCAGTTCGCGGGCGGACTTCAGGCCGAGTCCGTCGCGGGCGATGGTGGTGTTGGTCGCGATGATCCCGTCGAGACCCAGCTCCACGGCGAGGTCGGCGACGGCGTCCACGTCCTCGTCCGCGAGGTCCGGCGCGATCTTGACGAGCAGCGGTACGCGCCGGTCGGTGACGGTGCGGTCGGCCGCCTCGCGGACGGCGGTCAGCAGAGGGCGCAGCGACTCGGTGGCCTGGAGGTTGCGGAGACCCGGGGTGTTGGGCGAGGAGACGTTGACGACCAGGTAGTCCGCGTGGGCGGCCAGGGCCTCGGTGGACTTCACGTAGTCGGCGGCGGCCTCGGCCTCCGGGACGACCTTGGTCTTGCCGATGTTGACGCCGACCGTGGTGCGGAAGACCGGGTTGCGGGAGGCGAGACGGGCGGCCACGGCGGCGGAGCCCTCGTTGTTGAAGCCCATGCGGTTGATCAGCGCACGGTCCGGGACGAGGCGGAAGAGCCGCTGCTTCGGGTTGCCGGGCTGCGGTTCACCGGTGACGGTACCGATCTCGATGTGGTCGAAGCCGAGCATCGCCATGCCGTCGATCGCCACGGCGTTCTTGTCGAAGCCTGCGGCCAGCCCGAAGGGACCAGGCATCCGCAGGCCGAGCGCCTCGGTGCGCAGCTCCTTGTAGCGGGGCGCGAGAGCGGCGGCGACGAAGGTGCGCAGGACGGGGATGCGGGCGGCGAGGCGGATCCAGCGGAAGGCGGTGTAGTGGGCCTGCTCGGGGTCCATCCGCTTGAAGACCAGCCGGAAGAAGAACTTGTACATGAAGGGGTGTCCTCACAGAGAGGGGGACACCGTTTCCGGTGTCCCCCTGCTGGGCTGCTAGTCGCGCGTCGCCGTCAGATGCTCGGCGTGTTCCTGGAGGGAGCGGACGCCGACGTCGCCGCCGTTGAGGGCGTCGATGCCCTGGACGGCCGCGGCGAGTGCCTGGACGGTGGTCAGGCAGGGGACGGACCGGGCGACGGCGGCGGTGCGGATCTCGTAGCCGTCGAGGCGGCCGCCGGTGCCGTAGGGGGTGTTGACGATGAGATCGACCTCGCCGTCGTGGATGTGCTGGACGATCGTCTTCTCACCGTTCGGCCCCTCCCCTTCGGACTGCTTGCGCACGATCGTGGCGTTGATCCCGTTGCGCTTGAGGACCTCGGCCGTGCCGGAGGTGGCCATCAGCTCGAACCCGTGCGCGACCAGCTCACGGGCCGGGAAGATCATCGACCGCTTGTCCCGGTTCGCCACCGAGATGAACGCCCGCCCGGACGTGGGCAGCGGCCCGTAGGCCCCGGCCTGCGACTTGGCGTACGCGGTGCCGAAGACGGAGTCGATGCCCATGACCTCGCCGGTGGAGCGCATCTCCGGACCGAGGACCGTGTCGACGCCACGACCGTGGATGTCCCGGAAGCGGGACCACGGCATGACGGCTTCCTTGACGGAGATCGGCGCGTCCAGCGGCAGCGTCCCCCCGTCACCCGTCTTCGGCAGGAGGCCCTCGGTGCGCAGCTCGGCGACGGTGGAGCCGAGCGAGATGCGCGCGGCGGCCTTGGCGAGCGGGACGGCGGTGGCCTTGGAGGTGAAGGGGACCGTACGGGAGGCGCGGGGGTTGGCCTCCAGGACGTAGAGGATGTCTCCGGACAGTGCGAACTGGATGTTGATCAGCCCGCGCACCCCGACACCGCGCGCGATGGCCTCGGTGGAGGCGCGCAGCCGCTTGATGTCGAACCCGCCCAGCGTGATCGGGGGCAGGGCGCAGGCGGAGTCGCCGGAGTGGATACCGGCTTCCTCGATGTGTTCCATGACGCCGCCGAGGTACAGCTCACGGCCGTCGTACAGCGCGTCGACGTCGATCTCGATCGCGTCGTCGAGGAACCGGTCCACCAGCACCGGCCGGGTCGGGCTGATCTCGGTGGACTCGGCGATGTACGACTCCAGGCGCGTCTCGTCGTACACGATCTCCATCCCCCGCCCGCCGAGGACGTAGGAGGGGCGTACGAGGACGGGGTAGCCGATCTCGTCGGCGATCGCCTTGGCCCCGGCGAAGGTGGTCGCGGTGCCGTGCTTGGGTGCGGGGAGTCCGGCCTCGGCGAGGACCTGGCCGAAGGCGCCCCGGTCCTCGGCGGCGTGGATCGCCTCCGGGGACGTACCGACCACGGGGACGCCGTTGTCCTTCAGCGCCTGGGCCAGGCCCAGGGGGGTCTGGCCGCCGAGCTGGACGATGACGCCGGCGATGGGTCCGGCGAGGGACTCGGCGTGGACGATCTCCAGCACGTCCTCCAGGGTGAGCGGCTCGAAGTACAGCCGGTCGGAGGTGTCGTAGTCCGTGGAGACGGTCTCGGGGTTGCAGTTGACCATCACGGTCTCGTACCCGGCGTCGGACAGGGCGAAGGAGGCGTGGACGCAGGAGTAGTCGAACTCGATGCCCTGGCCGATGCGGTTGGGGCCGGAGCCGAGGATGATCACGGCGGGCTTGGTGCGGCTCGCGACCTCGGACTCCTCGTCGTAGGAGGAGTAGAAGTACGGCGTCTTCGCCGCGAACTCGGCGGCGCAGGTGTCCACCGTCTTGTAGACCGGCCGGATCCCCAGCGCGTGGCGGACCTCGCGGACGACGTCCTCGCGCAGGCCGCGGATCTCGCCGATCTGGGCGTCGGAGAACCCGTGGCGCTTCGCATCGGCCAGCAACTCGGGCTCCAGCTTGTCCGCACCGGCCAGCTCGTCCGCGTACTCCTTGATCAGGAACAGCTGGTCCACGAACCACGGGTCGATCTTCGTCGAGTCGAAGACCTCCTCCTGGGTGGCTCCGGCACGGATCGCCTGCATGACGGTGTTGATGCGGCCGTCGGTCGGCCGTACCGCTTCCGCGAGAAGCTCCGCCTTGTCCCCCACCGGACCGGTGAAGGCGAACTGCGAGCCCTTCTTCTCCAGCGAGCGCAGCGCCTTCTGGAGCGCCTCGGTGAAGTTCCGGCCGATCGCCATCGCCTCGCCCACCGACTTCATCGTGGTGGTGAGGGTGGAGTCGGCGGAGGGGAACTTCTCGAACGCGAACCGCGGCGCCTTCACCACCACATAGTCGAGGGTCGGCTCGAACGACGCCGGGGTCTTCTCGGTGATGTCGTTCGGGATCTCGTCCAGCGTGTAGCCCACAGCCAGCTTCGCGGCGATCTTGGCGATCGGGAAGCCGGTCGCCTTCGACGCCAGCGCCGAGGAGCGGGAGACGCGGGGGTTCATCTCGATCACGATGACCCGCCCGTCGGCCGGGTCGATGGCGAACTGGATGTTGCAGCCGCCGGTGTCGACGCCCACCTCGCGGATGATCGCGATGCCGACATCGCGCAGCCGCTGGTACTCGCGGTCGGTCAGCGTCATGGCGGGGGCGACGGTGATGGAGTCGCCGGTGTGGACGCCCATCGGGTCGAAGTTCTCGATGGAGCAGACGACCACGACGTTGTCGTTCTTGTCGCGCATCAGCTCCAGCTCGTACTCCTTCCAGCCGAGGATGGACTCCTCCAGGAGCACCTCGGTGGTCGGGGAGAGCGTGAGGCCCTGGCCGGCGATGCGGCGCAGTTCCTCCTCGTTGTGGGCGAAGCCGGAGCCGGCGCCCCCCATGGTGAAGGAGGGACGGACGACGACGGGGTAGCCGCCGAGGGTGTCGACGCCGGCGATGACGTCGTCCATGGAGTGGCAGATCACGGACCGGGCGGACTCGCCGTAGCCGATCTTCGCCTTCACGGCCTCGACGACGCCCTTGAACAGGTCGCGGTCCTCGCCCTTGTTGATCGCCTCGACGTTGGCACCGATGAGCTCGACGCCGTACTTCTCCAGGACGCCCTGCTCATGCATGGAGATCGCGGTGTTGAGTGCGGTCTGGCCGCCGAGGGTCGGCAGGAGCGCGTCGGGGCGCTCCTTCGCGATGATCTTCTCGACGAACTCCGGTGTGATCGGCTCCACATACGTGGCATCCGCGATCTCGGGGTCGGTCATGATCGTGGCCGGGTTGGAGTTGACCAGGATGACCCGCAGCCCCTCCGCCTTCAGCACCCGGCACGCCTGGGTACCGGAGTAGTCGAACTCGGCGGCCTGGCCGATGACGATCGGACCCGAGCCGATGACCAGGACGGACTGGATATCGGAGCGCTTAGGCACGCTGGCCCTCCATCAGAGAGACGAAACGGTCGAACAGGTAGGCGGCGTCGTGCGGGCCGGCGGCCGCCTCGGGGTGGTACTGGACACTGAAGGCGGGCCGGTCCAGCAGTTGGAGGCCCTCGACCACCTGGTCGTTCAGGCAGACGTGGGAGACCTCGGCGCGGCCGAACTCCGTGTCGGAGATCCGGTCCAGGGGCGCGTCGACGGCGAAGCCGTGGTTGTGCGCGGTGACCTCGACCTTGCCGGTCGTGCGGTCCTGCACCGGCTGGTTGATCCCACGGTGGCCGTACTTCAGCTTGTACGTGCCGAAGCCCAGGGCCCGGCCGAGGATCTGGTTGCCGAAGCAGATCCCGAACAGCGGAGTGGAGCGCTCCAGAACACCCCGCATGAGGGAGACCGGATGGTCGGCGGTGGACGGGTCACCAGGGCCGTTGGAGAAGAAGACGCCGTCCGGGCTGACCGCGTACACCTCCTCCAGCGTCGCGGTCGCGGGCAGGACGTGCACCTCGATGCCCCGCTCCGCCATCCGGTGCGGGGTCATGCCCTTGATGCCGAGGTCGACCGCCGCGACGGTGAACTTCTTCGTCCCGATCGCGGGAACGACGTACGTCTCCTTGGTGGCCACCTCGGCGGAGAGATCCGCGCCGGTCATCTCGGGGGCCTGACGCACCTTCGCCAGCAGCGTGCCCTCGTCCTGGAGCGCGTTGCCGGAGAAGATCCCGACCCGCATCGCACCGCGTTCCCGCAGGTGACGGGTGAGGGCGCGGGTGTCGACACCGCTGATCCCGACGACGCCCTGCGCCACCAGCTCCTCGTCCAACGACCGCTGCGAGCGCCAGTTGGACGCCTTCCGCGCAGGGTCAC
This DNA window, taken from Streptomyces griseus subsp. griseus, encodes the following:
- the pyrF gene encoding orotidine-5'-phosphate decarboxylase, with product MTPEPFGARLRRAMDTRGPLCVGIDPHASLLTSWGLNDDIAGLERFTRTVVEALADRVAVLKPQSAFFERFGSRGVAVLEKAVEEARAAGALVLMDAKRGDIGSTMGAYAATYLDKDSPLFSDAVTVSPYLGFGSLRPALDAAAVSGAGVFVLALTSNPEGAEVQRATAADGRSLAQLMLDHMAAENEGAAPLGSVGAVVGATLGDAGVNLAINGPLLAPGIGAQGATPADLPAVFGDAVGNVVPSVSRGVLRHGPDASGLREAAGRFADEVRGAVSGS
- the carB gene encoding carbamoyl-phosphate synthase large subunit; the protein is MPKRSDIQSVLVIGSGPIVIGQAAEFDYSGTQACRVLKAEGLRVILVNSNPATIMTDPEIADATYVEPITPEFVEKIIAKERPDALLPTLGGQTALNTAISMHEQGVLEKYGVELIGANVEAINKGEDRDLFKGVVEAVKAKIGYGESARSVICHSMDDVIAGVDTLGGYPVVVRPSFTMGGAGSGFAHNEEELRRIAGQGLTLSPTTEVLLEESILGWKEYELELMRDKNDNVVVVCSIENFDPMGVHTGDSITVAPAMTLTDREYQRLRDVGIAIIREVGVDTGGCNIQFAIDPADGRVIVIEMNPRVSRSSALASKATGFPIAKIAAKLAVGYTLDEIPNDITEKTPASFEPTLDYVVVKAPRFAFEKFPSADSTLTTTMKSVGEAMAIGRNFTEALQKALRSLEKKGSQFAFTGPVGDKAELLAEAVRPTDGRINTVMQAIRAGATQEEVFDSTKIDPWFVDQLFLIKEYADELAGADKLEPELLADAKRHGFSDAQIGEIRGLREDVVREVRHALGIRPVYKTVDTCAAEFAAKTPYFYSSYDEESEVASRTKPAVIILGSGPNRIGQGIEFDYSCVHASFALSDAGYETVMVNCNPETVSTDYDTSDRLYFEPLTLEDVLEIVHAESLAGPIAGVIVQLGGQTPLGLAQALKDNGVPVVGTSPEAIHAAEDRGAFGQVLAEAGLPAPKHGTATTFAGAKAIADEIGYPVLVRPSYVLGGRGMEIVYDETRLESYIAESTEISPTRPVLVDRFLDDAIEIDVDALYDGRELYLGGVMEHIEEAGIHSGDSACALPPITLGGFDIKRLRASTEAIARGVGVRGLINIQFALSGDILYVLEANPRASRTVPFTSKATAVPLAKAAARISLGSTVAELRTEGLLPKTGDGGTLPLDAPISVKEAVMPWSRFRDIHGRGVDTVLGPEMRSTGEVMGIDSVFGTAYAKSQAGAYGPLPTSGRAFISVANRDKRSMIFPARELVAHGFELMATSGTAEVLKRNGINATIVRKQSEGEGPNGEKTIVQHIHDGEVDLIVNTPYGTGGRLDGYEIRTAAVARSVPCLTTVQALAAAVQGIDALNGGDVGVRSLQEHAEHLTATRD
- a CDS encoding quinone-dependent dihydroorotate dehydrogenase — translated: MYKFFFRLVFKRMDPEQAHYTAFRWIRLAARIPVLRTFVAAALAPRYKELRTEALGLRMPGPFGLAAGFDKNAVAIDGMAMLGFDHIEIGTVTGEPQPGNPKQRLFRLVPDRALINRMGFNNEGSAAVAARLASRNPVFRTTVGVNIGKTKVVPEAEAAADYVKSTEALAAHADYLVVNVSSPNTPGLRNLQATESLRPLLTAVREAADRTVTDRRVPLLVKIAPDLADEDVDAVADLAVELGLDGIIATNTTIARDGLGLKSARELVGETGGLSGAPLKERSLAVLSRLYARVGTRITLVGVGGVESAEDAWQRILAGATLVQGYSAFVYEGPFYARAIHKGLAARLAASPYATLAEAVGAETRKKAAL
- the carA gene encoding glutamine-hydrolyzing carbamoyl-phosphate synthase small subunit; translation: MTISTRGAQAPAVLVLEDGRAFHGRAYGAVGETFGEAVFSTGMTGYQETLTDPSYHRQVVVMTAPHIGNTGVNDEDPESARIWVSGYVVRDPARKASNWRSQRSLDEELVAQGVVGISGVDTRALTRHLRERGAMRVGIFSGNALQDEGTLLAKVRQAPEMTGADLSAEVATKETYVVPAIGTKKFTVAAVDLGIKGMTPHRMAERGIEVHVLPATATLEEVYAVSPDGVFFSNGPGDPSTADHPVSLMRGVLERSTPLFGICFGNQILGRALGFGTYKLKYGHRGINQPVQDRTTGKVEVTAHNHGFAVDAPLDRISDTEFGRAEVSHVCLNDQVVEGLQLLDRPAFSVQYHPEAAAGPHDAAYLFDRFVSLMEGQRA